A genomic region of Cydia amplana chromosome 5, ilCydAmpl1.1, whole genome shotgun sequence contains the following coding sequences:
- the LOC134647802 gene encoding uncharacterized protein LOC134647802 isoform X1 — MDYHPFINMFKAVIDMDAKLSSCEKLYYLRSFLAGGALDLIKHLMLTNGNYEVALKLIDDRYNNIPKIINFHVNSIIDMPVLTKCTASGLRSIVSTVNMHLAALRNLNEKVEFWDTILVNILSRKIDSYTYRGFHLERDMKEVPNLCELLTFLEKRAIALEATMTEEPKKPVKSVVSAAAATGVSCVPVCVPAADICGSIFGEDEVRSYCRRGAALPCWQEVYK; from the exons ATGGACTATCACCCATTTATAAATATGTTCAAAGCTGTCATTGATATGGATGCAAAATTGAGCTCCtgcgaaaaactgtactatttACGGTCGTTTTTGGCAGGAGGAGCTTTAGATTTGATAAAGCATTTAATGCTTACAAATGGAAACTATGAGGTAGCCTTAAAACTCATTGACGATAGGTACAACAACAtaccaaaaattataaattttcatgTCAACAGTATTATTGACatgccagttttgacaaaatgtACAGCTTCTGGGCTGCGTTCCATAGTGTCAACTGTAAATATGCATCTTGCAGCATTAAGAAACTTGAATGAAAAAGTTGAGTTCTGGGATACTATATTGGTCAATATATTGTCTAGGAAGATTGATTCCTACACTTATCGTGGATTTCATCTTGAGCGTGATATGAAAGAGGTTCCTAACTTGTGTGAATTGCTTACTTTCCTAGAAAAAAGAGCAATTGCGTTGGAAGCCACAATGACGGAAGAGCCGAAGAAGCCGGTGAAATCTGTTGTGAGTGCAGCAGCTGCCACTGGAGTCTCAT GCGTTCCAGTATGTGTGCCGGCAGCTGACATCTGTGGGTCCATATTTGGTGAAGACGAGGTTCGGTCATATTGTAGGCGGGGCGCTGCCCTTCCCTGCTGGCAAGAAGTCTATAAGTAA
- the LOC134647802 gene encoding uncharacterized protein LOC134647802 isoform X2, which produces MAQLKELKANRGYVKGAISRLETFCTSNEFATATLEVLAQKKERVLKAFNDYEAYNRAILAIEPEDGESYELYESKCDLCIATLNTRLHPAEPPAAQTTASTSSGLEAEKRAIALEATMTEEPKKPVKSVVSAAAATGVSCVPVCVPAADICGSIFGEDEVRSYCRRGAALPCWQEVYK; this is translated from the exons ATGGCTCAGCTAAAGGAATTAAAGGCCAATCGGGGATATGTAAAAGGGGCGATTAGTAGGTTAGAAACATTTTGTACCTCAAACGAATTCGCGACAGCAACACTTGAAGTGCTTGCTCAAAAAAAGGAAAGGGTGCTTAAAGCATTTAATGATTATGAAGCGTACAATAGAGCAATCCTTGCTATTGAGCCTGAGGATGGTGAGTCGTATGAATTGTACGAATCTAAATGCGATTTGTGTATCGCCACGTTAAATACGCGTCTACATCCTGCGGAACCACCTGCGGCACAGACTACTGCATCGACATCTTCCGGACTAGAAgcag AAAAAAGAGCAATTGCGTTGGAAGCCACAATGACGGAAGAGCCGAAGAAGCCGGTGAAATCTGTTGTGAGTGCAGCAGCTGCCACTGGAGTCTCAT GCGTTCCAGTATGTGTGCCGGCAGCTGACATCTGTGGGTCCATATTTGGTGAAGACGAGGTTCGGTCATATTGTAGGCGGGGCGCTGCCCTTCCCTGCTGGCAAGAAGTCTATAAGTAA